A single genomic interval of Clostridium facile harbors:
- a CDS encoding sodium-dependent transporter: MVKNQVTSLKKRDVFISRWGYILACIGSAVGMGNIWMFPSRVSKYGGGSFLIPYFLFVIIIGFSGVIGEMAFGRATRSGPMDAFQKAVESRGKNGKIGKVLGAIPVLGSLALAIGYSVVMGWILRYTVGAFTGKTLEPNSVEGFSAAFGSMASNFGNNLWQLVGIVLVAVILIFGISSGIEKVNKVMMPLFFCMFVGLAIYMLFQPGSLAGYRYMFSVDENILNPMTWVYALGQAFFSLSLAGNGTLIYGSYLSDKENIIGAAWKVALFDTLAAMLAALVIIPAMATAGTNLFDGGPGLMFIHLPNLFKSMPGGQILVIIFFIAVFLAGITSLINLFEAPIATLQEILGFSRTKAVLSILGIGAVVGVCIQAIVSQWMDAVSIYICPLGAGMAGIMFYWVFGSKYVRKEMQKGRKRKIGRWLEPMTKFVFCGLTAAVFILGVVFQGIG, encoded by the coding sequence ATGGTAAAAAATCAGGTAACATCCTTAAAAAAGAGGGATGTATTTATTTCCAGGTGGGGCTATATTTTAGCCTGTATTGGATCTGCGGTTGGTATGGGAAATATCTGGATGTTTCCTAGTCGTGTTTCCAAATATGGCGGAGGCTCATTTTTAATCCCCTATTTTTTGTTTGTCATCATTATTGGATTTTCTGGAGTAATCGGAGAAATGGCTTTTGGTCGCGCAACCCGTTCCGGACCAATGGATGCATTCCAAAAAGCAGTAGAATCCAGAGGGAAAAATGGAAAAATTGGTAAAGTATTGGGTGCTATTCCAGTTTTGGGTTCTTTGGCTTTAGCGATTGGATATTCCGTTGTAATGGGCTGGATTTTGCGGTATACAGTGGGGGCGTTTACAGGAAAAACCTTGGAACCAAATAGTGTGGAAGGATTTAGCGCTGCTTTTGGCAGTATGGCTTCCAATTTTGGAAATAACCTATGGCAACTAGTGGGTATTGTATTGGTAGCAGTTATTTTGATTTTTGGCATCAGTTCCGGGATCGAAAAAGTTAATAAGGTAATGATGCCATTATTTTTCTGCATGTTTGTTGGATTGGCAATCTATATGTTGTTCCAGCCAGGTTCTTTGGCTGGTTACCGATACATGTTTTCGGTGGATGAGAATATTTTAAATCCAATGACATGGGTTTATGCTCTTGGGCAAGCATTTTTTTCCCTCTCTTTAGCGGGCAATGGAACGCTAATTTATGGTTCCTATTTAAGCGATAAAGAGAACATTATTGGAGCGGCATGGAAAGTTGCTTTATTTGATACTTTGGCTGCTATGCTGGCGGCTTTGGTGATAATTCCAGCAATGGCTACTGCTGGTACAAACCTATTTGATGGTGGCCCTGGTTTAATGTTTATCCATCTTCCTAATCTTTTTAAATCTATGCCAGGTGGGCAGATATTAGTTATTATTTTCTTTATTGCCGTATTTTTAGCAGGGATTACCTCGCTGATTAACCTGTTTGAAGCACCTATCGCTACTTTACAGGAGATTTTAGGGTTTTCCAGAACAAAAGCAGTTTTATCCATTTTAGGGATTGGTGCAGTAGTTGGTGTGTGTATCCAGGCGATTGTAAGCCAATGGATGGATGCAGTTTCGATTTATATTTGCCCATTAGGTGCTGGAATGGCAGGCATCATGTTCTATTGGGTATTTGGTTCTAAATATGTCCGAAAAGAGATGCAAAAAGGGAGAAAACGCAAAATTGGAAGATGGTTAGAGCCAATGACAAAATTTGTGTTT